The DNA region TTTGAAGGCTGGGTGAATCGTCTATAGACTCCCTGATACGTCGGCGATGTTCGATAATACTACCCTCCCAACTTCCACTCCTCATTTCAGGTTGGAATTGCCACTTGAGTAAATGGAGAAAAACCACAATCAGGTTACTTTTTAAACTTTTCCGTTCGCTTCTCCCCATATCTTCAATTTCTTCGATTAAATTTTCCCAGTCCACATTCACATAGTCACCACTCCGGATTTTTTCCAGAGTGGTTTGTATCCATTGCAGGTAATCTTTTTCGTACAGAGT from Argonema galeatum A003/A1 includes:
- a CDS encoding DUF29 domain-containing protein produces the protein MSVLKTDRQTLYEKDYLQWIQTTLEKIRSGDYVNVDWENLIEEIEDMGRSERKSLKSNLIVVFLHLLKWQFQPEMRSGSWEGSIIEHRRRIRESIDDSPSLQNYLESIFSECYLQAVKQAKAETRLPLETFPQLCPYDLAQVVNDDFLPE